One part of the Acidobacteriota bacterium genome encodes these proteins:
- a CDS encoding PDZ domain-containing protein, giving the protein MTTKLKVTILASSLAILLFTLIGGYVNVRASSNDGAYRQLSVYSEVLSRVRSEYVEEPNIPAVTEGALHGLLESLDANSSYLSAAEYKRYKSIKTDGKAEIGAAVSKRFGYAAVIAVIPGGPAEKAGIENSDIFESIEGRSTREMSLAEIHSLLSGEPGSTLTVAVVRPRRAEPQKIVITRDAVTIPPVADKMLAENVGYVKVDAFSSGKSQEIANKIRNLQKQGAKKIVLDLRNAAAGDEAEGIATANLFLDHGTITYLQGQKYPRQAFNADPAKDITKLPVAVLVNRGTAGPAEIVASAILENARGDVVGDKTFGDGSVQKLIDMPDGAALILSVAKYYTPNGKAIQDSAVTPNFVVADSTEDDAGLPDEDQQATPDDQNQKPKNPTDDQLKKALEVLKNRESKA; this is encoded by the coding sequence ATGACAACGAAGTTGAAGGTCACGATTCTTGCCAGCTCGCTGGCTATCCTGTTGTTCACCCTGATCGGCGGTTACGTCAACGTTCGTGCGTCTTCGAACGATGGAGCCTACCGCCAACTGTCGGTGTACAGCGAAGTGTTGTCCCGTGTCCGCAGCGAGTACGTTGAGGAACCGAACATCCCGGCCGTGACCGAGGGCGCACTCCACGGACTGCTCGAATCGCTCGACGCCAATTCCAGTTACCTGAGCGCCGCCGAATACAAGCGCTACAAATCGATCAAGACTGACGGCAAGGCTGAGATCGGCGCCGCCGTCTCCAAACGCTTCGGATACGCCGCTGTGATTGCGGTCATCCCGGGCGGCCCGGCCGAAAAGGCAGGCATCGAGAACTCGGATATTTTCGAGTCGATCGAAGGCCGTAGTACACGCGAAATGTCGCTGGCGGAAATTCACAGCCTGCTCTCGGGTGAACCCGGATCGACTCTCACGGTCGCGGTCGTTCGCCCACGCCGAGCCGAGCCGCAGAAAATCGTTATTACGCGTGACGCCGTAACCATCCCACCGGTCGCCGACAAAATGCTGGCGGAGAATGTGGGCTACGTGAAGGTCGACGCATTCTCAAGCGGCAAATCGCAAGAGATCGCGAACAAGATTCGCAATCTGCAGAAGCAAGGCGCCAAGAAGATCGTGCTTGATCTGCGCAACGCTGCTGCGGGCGACGAAGCCGAGGGCATCGCAACCGCGAACCTGTTCCTCGATCACGGAACGATCACGTATCTGCAAGGTCAGAAGTATCCGCGTCAAGCTTTCAATGCCGACCCCGCCAAGGACATCACCAAGCTGCCGGTAGCAGTTCTCGTGAACCGTGGCACGGCTGGGCCAGCCGAGATCGTGGCTTCTGCGATCCTGGAAAATGCGCGCGGCGATGTTGTCGGCGATAAGACATTCGGCGACGGATCGGTGCAGAAATTGATCGACATGCCCGATGGCGCGGCCCTGATCCTTTCAGTGGCCAAGTACTACACGCCCAATGGCAAAGCCATTCAAGACAGTGCGGTGACTCCGAATTTTGTGGTCGCCGACAGCACCGAAGACGATGCAGGACTTCCCGATGAAGATCAGCAGGCCACTCC